A genome region from Anopheles stephensi strain Indian chromosome 2, UCI_ANSTEP_V1.0, whole genome shotgun sequence includes the following:
- the LOC118507635 gene encoding nucleoprotein TPR isoform X2: MEVDQASGVLHSILTAEEMQAIGEASIKKIEDACEKKFEEFLMAKALCETTKTDLEIMKTDYERKIEELSLKAEDESAKYHSSQLSVKEMRIELEDVKQELIKAKEKLSTNEIENDRFRKERNQALAERDTMDSALKRKELEVDRLHYDVLELEKKIKSANAAKCEALTKLEEIVSKEHSLEFKEKRMDQELSMRDSQIARLTQDLDQTLRELQSIRRDQNIKSLTMEAKVAEKSEELKIANQTNSFLSEQNVELSAKVEELATKNMKLSNEMSTMMEHYRKELDSQNRLCELLQQDKHDHMQQTKELESAITALRQMLNEATESCGVIETEKKQLELQHADELANRDKTISDLRDELKHANELLAEARDENIEHAVEKLAPSAVATSRMLKTGMSSTEVYTLYVRTMEKLQQEEKEHEKLKLQTQNILQELEQSAPEILRQQTENQNLKEANEEITLQLNSMIAQSAELHAEISALRNKLRVIDGENKNFRQERADLSRQVCHLLNEIEKMQHGVVSHDADHSFASNSNDLISKKMVTFSNIQELQDNNVRLLLVVRDFSAKLEEMEKIQNSMNAATYEAKLEACNNRILELKDTVDKHRHLLEQCSQQRDRYQKMYHDAMRSYNPGYTSASMNGGNQQSDTLMDGLDSAPLANSTTANETNGNSGSGLAAVVAEKDRKLAELEAKQQELQRELSVVKQEYEAYRREKLSNDALINEQIDKMRTEIRELSANNVKLVGTNEFNAEQNRLISKNITTYKSQITALEERNRNYEGTIAKHEASIMYLKEEAMSAQTKLARAEVQLENLKQECRILKDSETRLRTEREILNRERCNQNLLLNNLEMIKVSMERSENEGRLRLESRLDETSRECSALRRRLQEEQDLYREQMACLQRQVETAQKRMEEEIAIAEGHQAELRDTRNELEIKTRKIDDLQRKLQESLSPNDEDNPVTQAKRKIRELENSLAEGAVEISSLQAQLETAQEHVKKYAELSESTVKELRDVTELSNQQKETSEKELAELRKSEADLRTQVDELKTELSLKITGAKLTTGDKDTELHKVQLELKATLEKVADQAREMREIRENCNALAEKLHEAEHKYAREMMEHSSDIQQLAQLKEDMQRTQAQFEELQKQRDQAQEHLKTGEECWSSREEKLRAEVSQLEEQLSNLNSQNAALHDQIQNLGTRLSISAAAQNQTLPETESTNADHSMIGEDSSILNRSLNDEEKHSVEQLLQIIKYLRKEKDIAVARTDMLRSENVRIQSELMILEKKFEEVQAELKEMREKTDTVTVTAAKHEEILRKLDTYNAIVDSNRVLREERDGLNQKVRELSQRLLDAEDKLFPLEEKVQELTVKLESSTNENTTLRMDVARQRQRMTSLVERSSKINSDDWKRMQTERENLAKMLVAEKDLLKHANEELNTHKVERARLEGELSSVTKQLQACNAQVKKLTDDLDATAAQTVELEALKAKLKTTEEQLAEVRIKESQIRKIAKRYKDSFTELKRQTDEREGTDTAAGGANVSRGATLDTSATGGAAVGGAAGNEESAADVEDMRKQVETAAEEIDTLKKENELLRAKLEKAERSMDVVKDAKTRILALTEQKNSAARELSAVKGQLQQQLDQMREETDLLKAQYEGRVTRCEKESADADRESKDTISRLTRENEQLTIRLNQLNRQLGLQQAVAKPTTSAVGAVGVSEKPAGESPRTANVKPMAGPSQQQSAAVTPRRVSETPLASIRPMAVGSRTAAVLPTSQTSSTNVAIVQGSSSAASSASSVSTSPAPGVGGVSAGASASNIAAASTASSAGGSSSSGAGSAGSSGGSTSSVSGTPSTSGLTTALVPPQQQQVHSMTATSSSSSSSSSNSGVSNALALNESITASSSPTSSHTDYMPATSSASVAVAAVPPMGTASTSTAESSSSSSSSTSPHAEGEVAAQMGATSEQALQQQQQVQQAAVAMVMPHVEGGVAQQQPQQPSQPLLSQQQQPSTVQLQPLQQQQQQQQQQQQQSTPQASSSNTVTTTQAGHKRPRDVEGDSSTDNAGQQLTIKPTPAKKRVRMVQVTVDGFQGVSESGLDVEYQVPTSSQRDQEDDIIVVDSEEDDDDDEEDDDEEEDVGMADEGTAEADDGPFDGYETEELGVAGGVGAYDEGEGPDIDEDNNIQSANNEVDVDEDNEVPNPCGTTSTTSTSTSSTSSSTLLSGKQMMAGGPHAATAMDTTEDVETSSTSGSTTVPAAAGGSSVAVPGPSTSMQSSSTSSSVVESGASTSSNVGGNVSNDAQQLPQIQSTTGGGTSHNEASTGQQSSSSSSSSSTSAAALPSTAAASSSGTGTASSGQMAGGAAAVGSGGGVSAARQVVNPLSRQQQQATHLILMQQSYEHHESGDDRIVPSTPTLYAPRRTDGVPHRI, encoded by the exons aaATCATGAAAACCGATTACGAGCGAAAAATTGAAGAGCTGTCGCTGAAGGCGGAAGATGAATCGGCCAAATATCATTCCTCGCAGCTGAGCGTAAAGGAGATGCGCATAGAGCTGGAAGATGTAAAGCAGGAGCTTATAAAGGCAAAGGAAAAGCTGTCCACGAACGAAATCGAAAACGACCGATTCCGGAAGGAGCGTAACCAAGCGCTGGCCGAACGCGACACGATGGACAGTGCACTCAAGCGCAAAGAGCTGGAGGTGGACAGGTTACACTACGATGTGCTGGAgctggagaagaaaatcaaatctGCCAACGCGGCGAAATGCGAAGCACTAACCAAATTGGAGGAGATTGTTAGCAAAGAGCACAGCCTCGAGTTTAAGGAAAAGCGCATGGATCAGGAGCTGTCGATGCGCGACAGTCAAATCGCCCGGTTGACGCAGGACCTCGATCAGACGCTGCGCGAACTGCAATCGATTCGACGCGATCAAAACATCAAGTCGCTCACGATGGAAGCAAAGGTAGCGGAGAAGAGTGAAGAGCTGAAGATTGCGAACCAAACCAATTCCTTCCTGTCGGAGCAGAACGTGGAACTGTCGGCGAAGGTAGAGGAATTGGCAACCAAAAACATGAAGCTGAGCAACGAAATGTCCACCATGATGGAGCACTACCGCAAAGAGCTGGATTCACAAAACCGGCTGTGCGAGCTGCTGCAACAGGACAAGCACGATCACATGCAGCAAACGAAGGAACTCGAGTCCGCCATCACTGCCCTGCGTCAGATGCTGAACGAGGCAACCGAATCGTGCGGTGTGATAGAAACGGAGAAGAAGCAGCTCGAGCTGCAGCACGCCGACGAGCTGGCGAACCGTGATAAGACCATCAGTGACCTGCGCGATGAGCTGAAACATGCCAACGAGCTGTTGGCCGAGGCCCGCGACGAAAACATCGAGCACGCGGTCGAAAAGCTTGCACCGTCCGCGGTTGCTACGAGCCGGATGCTAAAGACGGGCATGTCCTCGACGGAGGTGTACACGCTGTATGTGCGCACCATGGAGAAGTTGCAGCAGGAGGAGAAGGAGCACGAAAAGCTGAAACTGCAGACACAGAACATCCTGCAGGAGCTGGAGCAGAGCGCACCGGAAATTCTGAGACAGCAAACCGAGAACCAAAACCTGAAGGAAGCGAACGAGGAGATCACGCTGCAGCTTAACAGTATGATTGCCCAGAGCGCGGAGCTGCACGCCGAAATTTCGGCCCTACGGAACAAGCTGCGCGTAATTGATGGAGAGAACAAAAACTTCCGTCAAGAGCGAGCCGATCTTAGCCGACAGGTGTGCCACCTGTTGAACGAGATCGAAAAGATGCAACACGGGGTAGTTTCGCACGATGCCGATCATTCGTTTGCCAGCAATTCCAACGATCTCATCTCCAAGAAGATGGTGACGTTTAGTAATATCCAGGAGCTGCAAGACAATAACGTGCGGTTGCTGCTCGTTGTGCGAGATTTCAGCGCCAAGttggaagaaatggaaaagatTCAAAATTCCATGAACGCGGCAACGTACGAGGCAAAGCTGGAGGCTTGCAATAATCGCATTCTCGAGCTGAAGGACACGGTGGACAAACACCGCCATTTGCTGGAGCAGTGCAGTCAGCAGCGTGATCGGTACCAGAAAATGTACCATGACGCGATGCGAAGCTACAATCCCGGGTACACGTCGGCCAGCATGAACGGAGGCAATCAGCAGAGCGACACGCTAATGGACGGGCTGGACAGTGCGCCGCTGGCTAACAGTACTacagcaaacgaaacgaacggtAACAGCGGCAGCGGTTTGGCAGCGGTTGTGGCTGAAAAGGATCGCAAGCTCGCCGAACTGGAAGCCAAACAGCAGGAGTTGCAGCGCGAGCTGAGTGTGGTGAAGCAGGAGTATGAGGCGTATCGCCGCGAGAAGCTCTCGAACGACGCTCTGATCAACGAGCAAATCGATAAGATGCGCACCGAAATCCGAGAACTGTCAGCCAACAACGTTAAGCTGGTGGGAACGAATGAGTTTAACGCGGAGCAGAATCGTCTCATCTCGAAGAACATCACCACGTACAAAAGCCAAATAACGGCGCTTGAAGAACGCAACCGTAATTATGAAGGCACGATTGCGAAGCATGAGGCATCCATCATGTACTTGAAGGAGGAGGCGATGAGCGCGCAAACCAAGCTTGCCCGCGCCGAGGTGCAGctggaaaatttgaaacagGAGTGTCGAATTCTGAAGGATAGCGAAACACGGCTACGCACGGAGCGGGAAATTTTGAACCGCGAGCGCTGCAACCAGAACCTGCTGCTGAACAATCTCGAAATGATCAAGGTCAGCATGGAGCGCTCGGAGAACGAGGGTCGATTGCGGCTAGAGTCCCGCCTGGATGAAACATCGCGCGAATGTTCGGCCCTGCGGCGCCGGTTGCAGGAGGAGCAGGATCTTTACCGCGAGCAGATGGCCTGCCTGCAGCGCCAGGTGGAAACGGCGCAAAAGCGGATGGAGGAAGAGATCGCGATCGCCGAGGGACATCAGGCCGAACTGCGCGATACGCGCAACGAGCTGGAAATCAAGACGCGCAAGATCGACGATCTTCAGCGCAAGCTGCAGGAATCGCTATCTCCGAACGACGAGGACAATCCGGTAACGCAGGCGAAGCGAAAGATACGCGAGCTGGAAAACAGTCTGGCCGAGGGTGCGGTCGAGATTAGTTCGCTCCAGGCGCAGCTGGAAACGGCACAGGAGCATGTTAAAAAGTATGCCGAACTGTCCGAGTCGACGGTCAAGGAGCTCCGGGACGTGACGGAGCTAAGCAATCAGCAGAAGGAGACGAGCGAGAAGGAGCTGGCAGAGCTGCGCAAGAGCGAAGCGGATCTACGCACCCAGGTCGATGAGCTGAAGACGGAATTGTCGTTGAAAATTACCGGCGCGAAGCTGACCACGGGCGATAAGGATACCGAGCTGCACAAGGTGCAGCTGGAGCTGAAGGCTACGCTGGAGAAGGTGGCCGACCAAGCGCGTGAAATGCGCGAGATCCGCGAAAATTGCAATGCTTTGGCAGAAAAGCTGCACGAAGCGGAGCACAAGTACGCGCGCGAAATGATGGAACATTCCAGCGACATCCAGCAGCTGGCCCAGCTGAAGGAGGACATGCAGCGCACGCAGGCCCAGTTCGAAGAGCTGCAGAAGCAACGTGACCAGGCGCAAGAGCATCTGAAGACGGGCGAAGAGTGTTGGAGCTCGAGGGAAGAGAAGCTCCGTGCGGAAGTGTCCCAGCTGGAGGAGCAGCTTAGCAACCTGAACTCGCAGAACGCGGCCTTGCACGATCAAATCCAAAACCTCGGTACGCGGCTGTCGATCAGTGCTGCGGCACAgaaccaaacgctcccagagACGGAATCGACGAATGCGGACCACTCTATGATTGGTGAAGATTCTTCCATCCTGAACCGGTCGCTGAACGACGAGGAGAAACACTCGGTCGAACAGTTGCTGCAGATTATTAAGTATCTGCGCAAGGAGAAGGACATTGCGGTCGCGCGCACGGACATGCTACGCTCGGAGAACGTGCGCATCCAGTCGGAGCTGATGATCTTGGAGAAGAAGTTCGAGGAAGTGCAGGCCGAGCTGAAGGAGATGCGCGAGAAAACCGACACGGTCACCGTCACCGCGGCCAAGCACGAGGAAATCTTGCGCAAGCTCGATACCTACAACGCCATCGTGGATAGTAACCGCGTGCTGCGGGAGGAACGCGATGGGCTTAATCAGAAGGTTCGGGAGCTGTCCCAGCGCCTGCTCGACGCAGAAGATAAGCTCTTCCCGCTGGAGGAGAAGGTGCAAGAACTGACGGTGAAGCTGGAATCTTCCACCAACGAAAACACGACCCTGCGCATGGATGTTGCCCGGCAGCGGCAACGCATGACGTCGCTGGTGGAACGGTCGTCGAAAATCAATTCCGACGACTGGAAGCGCATGCAGACGGAGCGTGAAAACCTTGCCAAAATGCTGGTGGCCGAAAAGGACTTGCTGAAGCACGCGAACGAAGAGCTGAACACGCACAAGGTCGAACGGGCGCGGCTCGAGGGAGAGCTCAGCTCGGTCACCAAGCAGCTGCAGGCCTGTAACGCGCAGGTGAAAAAGTTAACCGACGATCTGGACGCAACAGCCGCCCAAACGGTCGAGCTGGAAGCGCTGAAGGCGAAGCTTAAGACGACCGAAGAACAGCTGGCGGAGGTGCGTATCAAGGAGAGCCAGATACGCAAGATTGCCAAACGCTACAAGGACTCGTTCACCGAGCTGAAGCGACAAACGGATGAGCGGGAAGGTACGGATACGGCGGCGGGCGGTGCAAATGTGTCGCGTGGCGCAACGCTCGATACGTCCGCAACCGGGGGGGCAGCTGTTGGTGGTGCGGCCGGCAACGAGGAAAGTGCGGCGGACGTGGAAGATATGCGTAAGCAGGTCGAAACGGCCGCCGAAGAGATCGATACGCTGAAGAAGGAGAACGAGCTGCTGCGTGCCAAGCTGGAAAAGGCCGAGCGCAGCATGGATGTGGTGAAGGATGCGAAGACGCGCATTCTCGCGCTGACGGAGCAAAAGAACAGCGCGGCACGGGAGCTGAGCGCAGTGAAGggtcagctgcagcagcagctggatcAGATGCGCGAGGAGACGGATCTGCTGAAGGCGCAGTACGAAGGGCGCGTGACGCGCTGCGAGAAGGAGAGTGCCGACGCGGACCGGGAAAGCAAGGACACAATCAGCCGATTGACGCGCGAAAACGAACAGCTCACGATTCGCCTGAACCAGCTGAATCGGCAGCTAGGATTGCAGCAGGCGGTTGCTAAGCCAACCACCAGCGCTGTCGGGGCCGTCGGAGTGTCGGAAAAGCCGGCGGGCGAAAGTCCACGCACAGCGAACGTTAAGCCAATGGCCGGACCAAGCCAGCAGCAGTCCGCTGCCGTGACGCCGCGCCGTGTAAGCGAAACGCCGCTTGCCAGCATCCGGCCGATGGCTGTCGGTAGCCGTACTGCTGCAGTGCTGCCAACGAGCCAAACGAGCAGCACGAACGTTGCAATTGTGCAGGGCTCCTCCTCGGCAGCATCGTCGGCGTCCTCTGTATCAACCTCTCCGGCGCCCGGTGTCGGTGGTGTGTCGGCCGGGGCGTCCGCGAGCAATATTGCCGCCGCCAGCACTGCATCATCTGCCGGGGGAAGTAGCTCATCGGGGGCGGGCAGCGCGGGTAGCAGCGGCGGATCAACCAGCAGCGTGTCCGGTACGCCATCTACCAGTGGCTTGACAACGGCGCTCGTTCctccgcaacagcagcaggtgcACAGTATGACAgccactagcagcagcagcagcagcagcagcagcaactccgGCGTATCCAATGCACTCGCTTTGAACGAATCGATAACGGCGTCCTCCTCACCGACGAGCTCACACACGGACTACATGCCCGCCACGAGCTCGGCCAGTGTCGCCGTCGCAGCAGTACCGCCGATGGGTACGGCTTCGACCTCTACTGCCGAAAGCTCCTCCTCATCATCGTCCAGCACATCGCCACATGCCGAAGGAGAAGTTGCCGCACAGATGGGTGCCACCAGCGAGCAGGcactgcagcaacagcaacaggtgCAGCAGGCCGCCGTTGCCATGGTTATGCCTCACGTGGAAGGTGGCGTCGCCCAGCAACAGCCACAGCAACCATCACAACCGCTTCTctcacagcaacaacagccatCGACCGTGCAGTTGCAACccctgcaacagcagcaacaacagcagcaacagcagcagcagcaatcgacTCCGCAA GCCTCTTCCAGCAACACCGTAACCACTACGCAGGCTGGCCACAAGCGTCCCCGTGACGTGGAAGGCGACAGCTCCACCGATAATGCTGGGCAACAGTTGACCATTAAGCCGACACCAGCAAAGAAACGTGTTCGGATGGTGCAAGTAACAGTGGATGGTTTCCAG GGTGTGAGTGAATCCGGTTTGGATGTGGAGTATCAGGTGCCAACATCGTCCCAGCGCGACCAGGAGGACGACATCATCGTGGTCGATTCGGAGgaggacgatgacgacgacgaggaagacgatgacgaggaggaggacgttGGTATGGCGGACGAAGGTACGGCCGAAGCGGACGATGGCCCGTTCGATGGGTACGAAACGGAGGAGCTGGGTGTGGCGGGCGGTGTCGGTGCCTACGACGAGGGCGAAGGTCCCGACATCGACGAGGACAACAACATCCAGTCCGCGAACAATGAGGTCGATGTGGATGAGGACAATGAGGTACCGAATCCGTGCGGTACGACCTCCACCACGTCCACGTCCACCTCGTCCACCTCCTCGTCCACGCTGCTGTCGGGCAAGCAGATGATGGCGGGTGGTCCGCATGCCGCAACAGCGATGGACACGACGGAAGATGTAGAGACGAGTAGTACGAGCGGCAGCACAACCGTGCCCGCTGCAGCAGGTGGCAGCTCTGTTGCCGTTCCCGGTCCTTCCACATCGATGCAGTCGTCGTCGACCTCATCTTCCGTGGTGGAGAGTGGTGCGAGCACTAGCTCCAACGTCGGTGGCAATGTCTCGAACGATGCACAGCAACTGCCACAGATACAAAGTACTACCGGTGGTGGTACTAGTCACAATGAAGCTTCCACCGGCCAACAATCGtcttcctcgtcgtcgtcgtcctccaCCTCCGCGGCAGCACTGCCCTCGACGGCTGCCGCTTCATCCTCGGGCACGGGGACTGCATCCTCGGGCCAAATGGCGGGAGGCGCGGCAGCAgtcggtagtggtggtggtgtttccgCCGCACGACAGGTAGTGAATCCGCTGagccgtcagcagcagcaggcgacaCACCTGATACTGATGCAGCAGAGCTACGAGCATCATGAAAGTGGTGACGATCGCATCGTACCGAGCACACCGACACTGTACGCTCCTCGCCGGACAGATGG TGTTCCGCATCGTATTTAG